The sequence below is a genomic window from Streptomyces sp. NBC_00582.
GGGGCCGTGGTCGTCCACCCCGGGGCGGAGGCCCCCTCCCGGCGCTGGCCGGCGGAGCGTTTCGCGGACCTCGCCCGGACCCTGCGGGCGGCCGGTCACCGGGTCGTCGTCACCGGCGGCCCGAAGGAGGACGCCCTGGTCCTGGAGGTCGCCCAGCGCGTCCGGCTGCCCGCCGGGGACGTCCTGCGGGGCGGGCTGCCGTTCCCGCGGCTGTCGGCCCTGGTGGCCCGGGCCGCGCTGGTGGTGAGCGGGGACACCGGCCTCGCCCATCTCGCGGTGGCCCACGCCACGCCGTCCGTCACCCTGTTCGGTCCCGTGTCGCCGCGCCTGTGGGGCCCGCCCCGCACCGCACGCCACGTCGCGCTGTGGAAGCCGGGCCCACCCGGTGACCCGCACGGCACGCGCCCCGACCCCCGGCTGCTGCGGATCGACGTCGAGGAGGCGGCTGCCGCTTCACTGACCCTGCTCGCCCGGGGCCGGGAGACCTGGGACTGACGTCGGGGCCCACGTGGGGGCCGGGGCCTGCGCCTAAGCTCGGGGCCATGGAACCTCCCGGCCTCCCCCGTCCTGTCGCCGTGCTCGACGACCCCGTCGGCCAGTCGCTGCGAGGGCGGCACGCGGGGCTCGCCCGGCGGGCCGGGCGGGCCGTCGCCTACCAGCCGGACGTGGCGACCTTCTCGGCCGTGTCCGCCGATCCCGGCCCGGCGGACTGGGCGGACCTCGCCCGGCTGCTCGGGCCGGGCGCGTTCGCCGACCTGTTCAGCGCGGAGGCGGAGCCTCCGTCGGACTGGGAGCCGGTGTTCGTCCTCGAGGGGCGGCAGATGATCCGGCGCGCCGACGGCCCGCCCGAGCAGGCCGCCGCGGGGGGCGGCGAGGTCGTCGAACTGGGCGCGGCCGACGTCCCCGAGATGCTCGACCTCGTGGCGCGGACCCGGCCGGGGCCGTTTCGGCCACGCACGCACGAACTCGGCACCTACCTCGGGGTGCGCGCCGACGGCAGGCTCGTCGCGATGGCGGGCGAACGGCTGCGGCCTCCGGGATGGACCGAGATCAGCGCCGTCTGCACGGACCCGCGGGCACGGGGGCGCGGCCATGGTGTCCGGCTGGTCGGCGCCCTCGTCGAGCGCGTCCTCTCCCGTGGGGAACGTCCCTTCCTGCACGTGGCGGAGACGAACACCGGGGCGATCGCGCTCTACGAACGGCTCGGCTTCGAAAGCCGCAGACAGGTGACGTTCCGCGGGTTCCGCACCCCCTGATCAGCGGTCGGCGTGCGGTCTGGACCAGCGGCCGAGCAGCCGGAACGCCTGGAGCAGCGTCACCGGCCACAGCACGGCGAACGCCCAGAGCGCGGCGCGGCCGGCGCCGAGCACGCCGACGACCAGGAGGAAGACCGAGGCCGCCCCGCACAGCGCGACCGCGAGGGGCAGCCACGGGTCACGCCCGCGGGACCGTGCGGCCGGGGTCGTCCCCGCCGTGCGGTTGCGGCGACGGTCGCGCCGCATCTCGCTCTCGATGTGCTTGAGGACGAGGCGGTCGCGGAGCGAGAGCCGGGCGCCGAGGTCTTCGTGCATGACGGCCTCCTGGGTCGTACGACAGTGTCTTGCCGGGTACCCGTGGGCGGCACCGCGAACCGGTCGCGTCCGGCCGCGCCCGGTCAGTCGGCGGCGGCCAGCAGCTGCGGCGCGAGGGTCTTGACCATGGTGTTCGTCCAGCGCATCTGACGCAGGGTCTGCGGATGGCAGGCGGTGGTGAGGGCGAGCAGGTCCTGGTCGCCGGTGGCCTGCGCGGCCTGCGCGAGCATCTCCCAGTGGAGGGAGTTCCCGGTCGCCGCGAGGTGCAGGGCGCGCAGGTCGCGCAGCAGCCGGGGCTCCGGCCCGCCCGCCGCCTCGGCGAGGGCGTCCGGCCCGTCCGCGGCGGGCCGCGGCAGGTCGAGGCCGTGGGACGCCGCGGCGTCGGCGAGGCGGGTGGCGTGTTCGTGCGACCAGCGGGCCAGGTCGAGGGCGACATGGCGGACCTCGTGCTCGGCGCGGTG
It includes:
- a CDS encoding glycosyltransferase family 9 protein, whose product is MTSAPPRVLVLRALGLGDLLTGVPALRGVRRAFPTHRVVLALPAALAQAASATGAVDAVLPAEAPHRAVPVLEGWPGGPPEVAIDLHGNGPESRDALAALAPRRLLAYAQPDPSPARPPVWRADEHERERWCGFLAAYGIAADPDDVRLPAPATPSPAPGAVVVHPGAEAPSRRWPAERFADLARTLRAAGHRVVVTGGPKEDALVLEVAQRVRLPAGDVLRGGLPFPRLSALVARAALVVSGDTGLAHLAVAHATPSVTLFGPVSPRLWGPPRTARHVALWKPGPPGDPHGTRPDPRLLRIDVEEAAAASLTLLARGRETWD
- a CDS encoding GNAT family N-acetyltransferase; protein product: MEPPGLPRPVAVLDDPVGQSLRGRHAGLARRAGRAVAYQPDVATFSAVSADPGPADWADLARLLGPGAFADLFSAEAEPPSDWEPVFVLEGRQMIRRADGPPEQAAAGGGEVVELGAADVPEMLDLVARTRPGPFRPRTHELGTYLGVRADGRLVAMAGERLRPPGWTEISAVCTDPRARGRGHGVRLVGALVERVLSRGERPFLHVAETNTGAIALYERLGFESRRQVTFRGFRTP
- a CDS encoding DUF3040 domain-containing protein, which translates into the protein MHEDLGARLSLRDRLVLKHIESEMRRDRRRNRTAGTTPAARSRGRDPWLPLAVALCGAASVFLLVVGVLGAGRAALWAFAVLWPVTLLQAFRLLGRWSRPHADR